In Nocardioides sp. W7, the genomic stretch GGGGCGCTCGCCGCGGTGACCACCCGGCTGCGCTTCTTCACCTCCGTCTACGTCCCGGCGATGCGCAACCCCTTCCAGGTCGCGAAGTCGGTCGGTACGGCGGCGGTGCTGTCCGGCAACCGGGTCAGCCTCGGGGTCGGCATCGGCTGGTGCGAGGAGGAGTTCACGCTGCTGGAGCAGAACTTCCGCACCCGCGGCCGGCGTACCGACGAGGGCCTGGCCCTGGTCAAGGCACTCTGGGAGCCGGGCTGGACGGAGTTCCACGGCGAGTTCTACGACGCCCCGCGCCTCGTCATGGAGCCGACCCCGACCGTCCAGCCGCCGATCTTCGTCGGCGGGCTCTCCGAGATCGCGTTCGCCCGCGCCGCCCGGCACGACGGCTGGATCGGCGACATGTACAAGACCGACGAGGCCATCGGGTGGGCGACCCGGCTCGCGGAGGTCCGCGCCGAGCAGGGTGCCACCGGCGACTTCGAGGTCATCGTCGCGCTCACCGACGCGTTCCTGCCCGAGCACTTCGACCGGGCCCGGAAGGGCGGGGTGACCGAGTGCATGACCATGCCCTGGGCGTACTACTTCGGCATGGACGCCACCGTCGAGCAGAAGCTCGAGGGCATGCAGCGCTTCGCCGCCGACGTCATCGAGCCGTTGAGCGCCACCGCCGGCTGAACCGGCAGCGGGCTACTCCCACTCGATGGTGCCCGGCGGCTTCGACGTCACGTCGAGGGTGACCCGGTTGACGTCGCGCACCTCGTTGGTGATCCGGGTCGAGATGCGCTCGAGGACGTCGTACGGAAGCCGCGCCCAGTCGGCCGTCATCGCGTCCTCGGAGGTGACCGGGCGGATCACGACCGGGTGGCCGTAGGTGCGGCCGTCGCCCTGGACGCCGACCGAGCGGACGTCGGCCAGCAGCACGACGGGCATCTGCCAGATGTCGCGGTCGAGGCCCGCGCGGGTGAGCTCCTCACGGGCGATCGCGTCGGCCTCGCGGAGCAGGTCGAGCCGGTCGCGGGTGACCTCGCCGATGATCCGGATGCCGAGGCCGGGGCCGGGGAACGGCTGGCGCCACACCATCGTCGACGGCAGGCCGAGCTGCTCGCCGACCGCCCGGACCTCGTCCTTGAACAGGGTGCGCAGCGGCTCGATCAGCTCGAACTTCAGGTCGTCGGGCAGCCCGCCCACGTTGTGGTGGGACTTGATGTTGGAGGTGCCGGCGCCGCCGCCGGACTCCACGACGTCGGGGTACAGCGTGCCCTGGACGAGGTACGCCGTCTCGCCGTCCACCGCATCACCGAAGACCCGGACCTGGGCGGCCTCGAAGGTGCGGATGAACTCGCGCCCGATGATCTTGCGCTTCTCCTCGGGGTCGGTGACCCCGGCCAGCGCGTCGATGAACTGGTCGGCCGCGTCGACCACGTCGAGGGCGTCGAAGACCTCCTCGAAGTCGCGACGGA encodes the following:
- a CDS encoding TIGR03619 family F420-dependent LLM class oxidoreductase — encoded protein: MRFSISSAFIPTDQLLPIARAADELGYHSIAVPDHVVDLETLSTPYPYTPDGARRWDHSAQWPDPWVLVGALAAVTTRLRFFTSVYVPAMRNPFQVAKSVGTAAVLSGNRVSLGVGIGWCEEEFTLLEQNFRTRGRRTDEGLALVKALWEPGWTEFHGEFYDAPRLVMEPTPTVQPPIFVGGLSEIAFARAARHDGWIGDMYKTDEAIGWATRLAEVRAEQGATGDFEVIVALTDAFLPEHFDRARKGGVTECMTMPWAYYFGMDATVEQKLEGMQRFAADVIEPLSATAG